The proteins below are encoded in one region of Triticum aestivum cultivar Chinese Spring chromosome 1B, IWGSC CS RefSeq v2.1, whole genome shotgun sequence:
- the LOC123083662 gene encoding uncharacterized protein: MHCQTKDDKMFHWLYPGKEMVCGLKMVALDTDCKQIRDCVAVGSIAEIYVELYPNSENDKHDRDPDRDVELLMGPNASSESEGAADHFVALATCPPADNDCVAISNSKGPEEENSDAANENSEEDEDEDSSESDYCPDDDIISDEDEEAVEINKKYKEYKAKMKAGQLEHLDDAMLDGGPAIGSSNKVGEENDGNGTAYEDSSDLYDSFDEIGSDGEVKTFKSRYRRFKDKGDVPEFTLGMKFDGKEEFRQAIIRYGLHHKKLIRFPKNDKARVRAKCDWPTCPWVCLLSKTTRSFMPKKEGQ, encoded by the coding sequence ATGCACTGCCAAACAAAGGATGACAAGATGTTTCATTGGTTATATCCTGGAAAAGAGATGGTTTGTGGTCTGAAAATGGTTGCTTTAGACACCGATTGCAAGCAGATTAGAGATTGTGTTGCTGTTGGAAGTATAGCTGAAATATATGTGGAGCTATATCCAAATTCTGAAAACGACAAACACGACAGGGATCCAGACAGAGATGTTGAGCTTCTGATGGGTCCGAATGCTAGTAGTGAATCAGAGGGAGCTGCAGATCATTTTGTCGCATTGGCTACTTGTCCACCTGCGGACAATGATTGTGTTGCAATCAGTAACTCAAAAGGGCCTGAAGAGGAAAATTCAGATGCTGCAAATGAAAattcagaagaagatgaagacgaggaTAGCAGCGAGAGTGATTACTGCCCTGATGATGACATCATTTCCGATGAAGATGAAGAGGCTGTCGAGATCAACAAGAAATATAAAGAGTATAAGGCAAAGATGAAGGCTGGACAACTAGAGCACCTTGATGATGCTATGCTGGATGGTGGGCCTGCAATAGGGTCATCAAATAAGGTGGGGGAGGAAAATGATGGAAATGGTACTGCATACGAAGATAGCTCTGATTTGTATGATTCTTTCGATGAGATTGGCAGTGATGGTGAAGTAAAGACATTCAAGTCTAGATATAGAAGGTTCAAGGACAAAGGGGATGTACCAGAGTTTACTCTTGGTATGAAGTTTGATGGCAAGGAAGAATTTAGGCAAGCAATTATCAGATATGGTCTGCATCACAAGAAGCTTATCAGATTTCCCAAAAATGACAAGGCAAGAGTTAGGGCAAAGTGTGATTGGCCAACATGTCCTTGGGTATGTCTTTTGAGTAAAACCACTAGATCATTTATGCCCAAAAAGGAAGGACAATAA